A window from Hemicordylus capensis ecotype Gifberg chromosome 2, rHemCap1.1.pri, whole genome shotgun sequence encodes these proteins:
- the EGFL8 gene encoding epidermal growth factor-like protein 8 isoform X1: MGRSGVAPTAFLCGGLLIVFLLRATSGQTKESESRVCARRMLRIPFVYNETYAKPQHQPYLTLCPGPRVCSTYRTTYRVATRHVRKEILQANVICCQGWKKRHAGDTKCEEAVCHKPCQNGGICAQPNQCQCQPGWGGRYCHVDVDECRAPVALCAQRCINTAGSFHCQCDPGFALEPDGKSCRPLPTAQTAPLLGSKVQTLETEKRISNEIQELQEKLERLEEQLERVLSILPPPLEPTQLKELWGRLRYLDQVESLSDQLLFLEEKLGDCACQNGKNGFGYDIAR; this comes from the exons ATGGGGAGGTCGGGAGTTGCTCCCACAGCCTTCCTCTGTGGGGGGCTCCTAATTGTCTTCCTCCTAAGGGCGACATCTGGACAGACCAAGGAGTCGGAGAG CCGGGTGTGCGCCCGACGCATGTTGCGAATCCCCTTTGTCTACAATGAGACCTATGCCAAGCCCCAGCATCAGCCCTACCTGACGCTGTGCCCTGGACCCCGGGTATGCAGTACCTACAG GACTACTTATCGGGTGGCCACACGGCATGTACGGAAAGAGATCTTACAGGCCAACGTCATCTGCTGCCAAGGTTGGAAGAAACGGCACGCAGGGGACACAAAGTGCGAGGAGG cTGTTTGCCACAAGCCATGCCAAAATGGAGGCATCTGTGCTCAGCCAAACCAGTGCCAGTGCCAACCAGGCTGGGGTGGACGCTATTGTCATGTTG ATGTGGATGAGTGCCGCGCACCCGTCGCCCTCTGTGCGCAACGCTGTATTAACACTGCAGGGAGTTTCCATTGCCAGTGTGACCCTGGCTTTGCCCTGGAGCCAGACGGCAAGAGCTGCCGGCCACTTCCCACGGCCCAGACTGCCCCTTTGCTTGGCAGCAAAG TGCAAACTCTGGAGACAGAGAAGAGGATTTCCAATGAGATCCAAGAGCTTCAAGAAAAGCTGGAGCGGCTGGAAGAG CAACTGGAGCGCGTCCTTTCCATCTTGCCACCCCCACTGGAACCCACTCAATTGAAAGAGCTGTGGGGTCGCCTTCGCTACCTTGATCAAGTGGAATCGCTCAGCGATCAGCTCCTTTTTCTTGAAGAAAAACTGGGAGACT GTGCCTGTCAGAATGGGAAAAATGGCTTTGGCTATGACATCGCCCGGTGA
- the EGFL8 gene encoding epidermal growth factor-like protein 8 isoform X2, producing MLRIPFVYNETYAKPQHQPYLTLCPGPRVCSTYRTTYRVATRHVRKEILQANVICCQGWKKRHAGDTKCEEAVCHKPCQNGGICAQPNQCQCQPGWGGRYCHVDVDECRAPVALCAQRCINTAGSFHCQCDPGFALEPDGKSCRPLPTAQTAPLLGSKVQTLETEKRISNEIQELQEKLERLEEQLERVLSILPPPLEPTQLKELWGRLRYLDQVESLSDQLLFLEEKLGDCACQNGKNGFGYDIAR from the exons ATGTTGCGAATCCCCTTTGTCTACAATGAGACCTATGCCAAGCCCCAGCATCAGCCCTACCTGACGCTGTGCCCTGGACCCCGGGTATGCAGTACCTACAG GACTACTTATCGGGTGGCCACACGGCATGTACGGAAAGAGATCTTACAGGCCAACGTCATCTGCTGCCAAGGTTGGAAGAAACGGCACGCAGGGGACACAAAGTGCGAGGAGG cTGTTTGCCACAAGCCATGCCAAAATGGAGGCATCTGTGCTCAGCCAAACCAGTGCCAGTGCCAACCAGGCTGGGGTGGACGCTATTGTCATGTTG ATGTGGATGAGTGCCGCGCACCCGTCGCCCTCTGTGCGCAACGCTGTATTAACACTGCAGGGAGTTTCCATTGCCAGTGTGACCCTGGCTTTGCCCTGGAGCCAGACGGCAAGAGCTGCCGGCCACTTCCCACGGCCCAGACTGCCCCTTTGCTTGGCAGCAAAG TGCAAACTCTGGAGACAGAGAAGAGGATTTCCAATGAGATCCAAGAGCTTCAAGAAAAGCTGGAGCGGCTGGAAGAG CAACTGGAGCGCGTCCTTTCCATCTTGCCACCCCCACTGGAACCCACTCAATTGAAAGAGCTGTGGGGTCGCCTTCGCTACCTTGATCAAGTGGAATCGCTCAGCGATCAGCTCCTTTTTCTTGAAGAAAAACTGGGAGACT GTGCCTGTCAGAATGGGAAAAATGGCTTTGGCTATGACATCGCCCGGTGA